In Ruminococcaceae bacterium R-25, one genomic interval encodes:
- a CDS encoding transglutaminase superfamily protein, giving the protein MGMKRKVLSIVVGILAVTTVALFAACDTLNNLKKDVTIEVGTPISIDAFFENAPLNADFLTDVSGINTNEPGIYQIRIRIGKKSEDVVLRIEDRTPPSGEAVPTTVYMNWKMPDPQDCIANLFDFSGIAKVEYQDGTPVFTTGGEYEVPIVVTDVYGNSAVITVPFTVINDTTPPVISGLHELELEGNPDQLDFYEGITVTDDYDPEPMLTFDDSQVDYTKTGTYKLIYRAKDKAGNIATAETTMKIKVASETAKNKTSGGDPGTYYVGDGDPYAIARKVMSGLYRNNEVETARAIFNWVHNNLSFRLLWGTRNYEHAAYRGFTKHSGDCYVYYSCCKMLLDIAGIENMRVDRYPKLNGKIHFWLLVKLNGEWYHCDATEGYSDHPGIWFMCTDAQINDRYHKFNGALYPPRAGGSKEFLASPTPSPTEDPMASPSVTPSVSPSVSPAVSPTVTTTAQPSEGPSPTTQETSETPTPTPETTNTESSPTPTSTPVPEPTKAAENTPVPTPEPTKVTTSDPETTP; this is encoded by the coding sequence ATGGGAATGAAGCGAAAAGTATTAAGCATCGTCGTTGGCATCCTGGCAGTAACTACTGTTGCCTTGTTTGCTGCATGCGACACCCTTAACAATCTCAAGAAAGACGTAACGATCGAGGTAGGGACACCTATCTCGATCGATGCATTTTTTGAGAATGCGCCGCTGAATGCTGACTTTTTGACGGACGTATCAGGGATCAATACAAATGAGCCCGGCATCTATCAGATCAGGATCAGGATCGGCAAGAAAAGTGAGGATGTAGTCCTTAGGATCGAAGACCGCACTCCGCCTTCAGGAGAAGCTGTTCCGACAACGGTTTATATGAACTGGAAAATGCCGGATCCGCAGGACTGCATCGCGAATCTTTTTGATTTTTCCGGAATCGCAAAGGTGGAGTATCAGGACGGTACACCTGTATTTACGACGGGAGGGGAATATGAGGTCCCTATCGTCGTAACGGACGTATACGGCAACAGCGCGGTTATCACTGTTCCGTTTACGGTGATCAATGACACTACGCCTCCTGTAATAAGCGGTCTTCATGAGCTTGAACTCGAAGGCAATCCTGACCAGCTCGATTTCTATGAAGGCATCACGGTTACAGACGACTACGATCCTGAACCGATGCTCACTTTTGACGATTCACAGGTCGATTACACTAAGACCGGCACTTACAAGCTCATTTACAGAGCGAAGGATAAGGCCGGCAATATTGCTACCGCAGAAACGACCATGAAGATCAAGGTCGCTTCCGAGACAGCGAAAAACAAGACTTCAGGCGGCGATCCCGGAACTTATTATGTAGGTGACGGCGATCCTTACGCTATCGCCAGAAAAGTTATGTCCGGCCTTTACAGAAATAATGAAGTAGAGACCGCGAGAGCGATCTTCAACTGGGTTCACAATAACCTTTCCTTCAGACTCCTCTGGGGTACGCGCAATTATGAACATGCGGCATACAGAGGATTTACGAAGCACAGCGGTGACTGCTATGTTTACTATTCCTGCTGCAAGATGCTTTTGGACATCGCAGGAATCGAGAACATGCGTGTTGACCGTTACCCGAAGCTTAACGGCAAGATCCACTTCTGGCTTCTGGTAAAGCTTAACGGCGAGTGGTATCACTGCGATGCTACAGAAGGATACAGCGATCACCCCGGCATCTGGTTCATGTGCACCGATGCCCAGATCAACGACAGATATCATAAGTTTAACGGAGCATTATATCCTCCGAGAGCAGGCGGTTCCAAGGAATTCTTAGCATCTCCGACACCTTCTCCCACAGAGGATCCTATGGCTTCGCCTTCGGTAACCCCGTCGGTTTCTCCGTCGGTATCTCCGGCAGTCTCACCAACTGTAACGACTACTGCCCAGCCTTCAGAAGGTCCTTCTCCGACAACACAGGAAACTTCTGAAACTCCGACTCCTACACCGGAGACGACAAATACTGAGAGCTCACCGACGCCGACATCGACTCCGGTACCGGAGCCGACGAAGGCTGCTGAGAACACTCCTGTGCCGACACCTGAGCCGACAAAAGTTACAACATCTGACCCGGAGACTACACCATAG
- a CDS encoding transglutaminase superfamily protein, which produces MTRQAKKKKFSITRLLGLGILPPIAGALLGIAACYFYYTKTIDSIDNKVVQEVSIEYGHPITLDSFFTEIPPNTKFITAVDQIDTGLLQSYDIAIDCGGHVVHSVLNVVDRTAPTGTAVPFKMYAGKAPDPNLLIKDIFDLTAVTLSYDKGEPDLTKGGDYDIPVRLTDTNGNYSVVDVPFRVIKDTQPPKILGTGDFDVVVGKGDGMTYDDGIIVTDDYAVNPKLEIDDSKVDLTQVGDYDLIYRATDDVGNVTEVTVQVHVVITGRGGLSSAEIRAYEDKAYKMAKDINKKILKSSDTDVEKAMKIFYWVHNNIRFVLRTPQYDNWAVAAINTFTKRYSSCYGTWAVCKAMLDIEGIENLCVVRKVSKAHPNYHYWALVKLNGEWYHCDAQKYFDGTSKKYFTFMMTDKEIYAAPSDHTFEKNKYPERSTKSVQKYVDVYSGKIKSGFPYKKDG; this is translated from the coding sequence ATGACTCGTCAGGCTAAGAAAAAGAAATTCAGTATTACAAGGCTTTTGGGATTGGGGATCCTACCCCCGATCGCAGGAGCCTTGTTGGGCATTGCTGCCTGTTATTTTTATTACACAAAAACTATCGATTCCATCGACAACAAAGTCGTTCAGGAAGTAAGCATAGAATATGGTCATCCGATCACATTGGACAGCTTCTTTACGGAGATCCCGCCGAACACTAAGTTCATCACTGCCGTAGACCAGATCGATACAGGTCTTCTGCAGTCTTATGATATTGCGATAGATTGCGGCGGTCATGTCGTTCATTCGGTGCTTAATGTAGTTGACCGTACAGCTCCTACAGGAACAGCTGTTCCTTTTAAGATGTACGCAGGAAAGGCACCTGATCCGAATCTCCTGATTAAAGATATTTTCGATCTCACGGCAGTTACGCTCTCTTATGACAAGGGCGAACCTGATCTTACAAAGGGCGGAGATTACGATATCCCCGTAAGGCTTACGGATACCAACGGCAACTATTCCGTTGTTGATGTTCCGTTCCGTGTAATTAAAGATACACAACCGCCGAAGATTTTAGGCACAGGAGATTTCGATGTCGTCGTAGGAAAAGGTGACGGCATGACCTATGATGATGGCATCATCGTTACAGACGATTATGCTGTTAACCCTAAATTGGAAATCGATGATTCAAAAGTGGATCTCACACAGGTCGGTGATTATGATCTTATTTACAGAGCTACTGATGATGTCGGCAATGTTACTGAAGTTACCGTTCAGGTCCATGTTGTAATTACGGGCAGAGGCGGTCTGTCATCTGCTGAGATCCGTGCTTATGAAGATAAGGCTTACAAAATGGCTAAGGACATCAACAAGAAGATTCTTAAGTCCAGCGATACTGATGTTGAAAAGGCCATGAAGATCTTCTACTGGGTACACAATAACATCAGATTCGTTCTGCGTACTCCCCAGTACGATAACTGGGCAGTTGCAGCAATCAATACTTTCACAAAGAGATATTCTTCCTGCTATGGTACATGGGCTGTCTGCAAGGCTATGCTCGATATCGAAGGAATAGAAAATCTCTGCGTTGTACGAAAAGTATCCAAGGCGCATCCGAACTACCATTACTGGGCTTTGGTAAAGCTTAACGGTGAGTGGTATCACTGCGATGCACAGAAGTATTTTGACGGAACTTCCAAGAAGTACTTCACCTTCATGATGACTGATAAGGAAATCTATGCGGCACCTTCCGACCATACTTTCGAGAAGAACAAGTATCCGGAGAGGTCGACCAAGTCGGTGCAGAAATATGTGGATGTTTATAGCGGGAAGATAAAATCAGGTTTCCCGTATAAAAAGGACGGATAA